Below is a window of Virgibacillus sp. NKC19-3 DNA.
TCTATCCCCATGCGTGCTGCCTATATTTCCAGCTTATATGTCGTATATTACCGGTATCAGTGTGAAAGAATTGCAGGGAGATCAGGATGTGAAAATACGTCGACAGCTGTTAAGTCATTCGTTGATCTTTCTATTAGCGGTTTCATTGGTATTTATCAGCTTGGGTGCCAGTGCTTCATTTATAGGAAAATGGGCACAAGATTTGCTCATTGGAGAATCAGGGCTGCTTATTCAGCGTATCGCTGGTATTCTCATTATTGTAATGGGGCTATTTGTTGCGGGTTGGATAACCATTCCATCATTGATGAAGGAAAAACGACACCATTTCTCCCAGCGTCCTGCTGGGTATGTTGGGACATTTTTAATCGGGCTTGGTTTTGCGGCAGGATGGACGCCGTGTATAGGGCCGATTTTCGGATCCATTTTGCTTCTGGCAGCGAGTAATCCTAGTCAAGGTGTGTTTTACACGGTGATGTATGTGATTGGTTTTGCATTGCCGTTTATTTTGTTGACGTTTTTCCTCGGCTCAACAAAATGGATTGTCAGACACAGCCAGGTGATTATGAAAGTTGGAGCAGTGGTTATGATTATAATGGGTTTGGTGTTATTTTTCGGACTGATGCCGCGTATTACAGGATTCTTGCTTGATCTGGTAGAGGGTACATGGTTATCTGAATTGGGATGATATCGAGATAACCCGTGAAAAAACCAATTTTTATTGTCATATAGTACAATTAACTTGAGGTGGTCATGGTGAAACAAACCATTATGGTAGTTGAAGATGACAAGATGATTCGTGAATTGATAGCTATTTACCTGGAAAAAGCGGGGTATGATGTTATTGAGGCTGTAGATGGAGAAGATGCGAAGCAGGCATTCTTGACGTACCATCCCTGTCTAATCCTGCTTGATTTAATGCTTCCTAAAATGAGTGGGGAGGAATTTTGTACATGGGTAAGGGAGCAAGAGCGGAATGAAGTATCCATTATTATGGTTTCTGCAAAAGCACGTACTAATGATAAAATCAATGGGTTAAAAATGGGTGCCGATGACTATTTAACGAAGCCCTTCGATCCTGAAGAACTTGTTGCACATGTTGAAGCAGTATTGCGACGGACAGGACAGTTTTGCCAAAAAATAGCTTATGGAGGGTTGTGCATTAAGCCGCGGAAGGGTGAAGTGTTGCTTTTTGACAAGCAGTTAAAATTGACGAAACATGAATTTAATCTGCTCTATTATTTTATGGAGAGTCCAAATGTTGTCTTCTCCAGAGAAGATTTGATAAATCAGTTATACCCATATGCAGATAAGACAGTATTGGATCGTACGATAGACGCCCATATCAAAAAACTCCGCGAAAAAATTGAAGACAAGCCATCCGATCCGAAACGGATTTTAACGGTCCGGGGAATGGGGTATAAATTTGCTGATGAATAAATTTGGAAGGTCTTGGTTGCCGAAACAATTTCTATGGCGTTTATCCATTACTAATACCATGGTGATTACCGCGTTTATTGTGTTAAGCGGATGGTCAATCTATCATGCCGCATGTTCATTGGCTGATGGAATGGGGTCGATGAATGCGCAAAAACAGGGACAATTTGAAACAGTACTCTTTCAGTATTTGTGGATTTTCAGTGCTGCCGCAATTGTAGTTGGAAGTTTAACCCATTTTTATATAACCAGAAAATTAATGAAGCCATTAAATAAATTGATTGAGTCGACAAAGCGGATGAAAACAGGGCACTATCCGGACCCGATCGATGTGACATCCAAAGATGAGACAGGTCAGTTGATTGGTCATTTTAACGATATGGTCCACCAGTTAAAAATGAATGAAGAGCATCGTCAGAAAGCTATTTCAGATCTGTCGCATGAATTTCGTACGCCCTTATCAAATCTAAACGGATATTTACATGCATTAAGTAGTGGTGTGATTGATGGAGACGAAAAACTATACCGATCGCTTTACGACGAATCTCAGCGGCTTATTGGTATGGTTAAACAGCTAGAACAATGGAAAGAATGGGAGTCTATTTCAAATCAGACGTTTTCCGAGAAAGAGCCGGTCGATATGCATCTTACGCTAGAGCAATCCGTTGAAATGTTTCATTGGACATTGGAAAATGCAGGCATTTCGATGGACGTCCATTCTGAACATGGGGTTGTCAATATAGATGATGGTGATATTTCACAGGTGATCGGTAATCTGCTTGATAATGCGATTCGGTATTACCAAGGAACAGCGTCCATTTTTATTAAAGGGGAAAAAAAGGCCAATAGCTACCGTGTATCGGTTGCTGGCCCAGGTCAAGCCATCCCTGTTGAAGAATTAGACCAGATCTTTGAACGATTTTATCGGACAGATACATCGAGAAGTTATTATACAGGGGGAACAGGCCTCGGTCTTGCTATCTCCAAAGAGATTATTGAACACCACGGAGGGAACATTGGTGTGGAATCAGATGGCGAATTTCATACGTTTTGGTTTACATTGCCTCTTTGGCAGTGAATATAAGAAGAAAACTATAATTTTTGGTGAGGTGAATAATGGTGCACAATAAACGTTTTGATCCCAAGAATGCGGATAAATTAATGAGTGAGAAACGGAAAGCGGAATTACAACCTGAAAAAATAATAGATTATTTAGATGTGAACGAATATGATACAGTAGCAGATTTAGGTGCGGGACCGGGACTGTTTAGCCTTCCCTTAGCAAGGCTGACAGACAATGATGTTTATGCTGTGGATATTGAACCGGAAATGCTTGAAAGGCTTAAAGAGAAT
It encodes the following:
- a CDS encoding cytochrome c biogenesis CcdA family protein — translated: MGGIEADTMVVLGMFLAMGAGALSFLSPCVLPIFPAYMSYITGISVKELQGDQDVKIRRQLLSHSLIFLLAVSLVFISLGASASFIGKWAQDLLIGESGLLIQRIAGILIIVMGLFVAGWITIPSLMKEKRHHFSQRPAGYVGTFLIGLGFAAGWTPCIGPIFGSILLLAASNPSQGVFYTVMYVIGFALPFILLTFFLGSTKWIVRHSQVIMKVGAVVMIIMGLVLFFGLMPRITGFLLDLVEGTWLSELG
- a CDS encoding response regulator transcription factor, with product MKQTIMVVEDDKMIRELIAIYLEKAGYDVIEAVDGEDAKQAFLTYHPCLILLDLMLPKMSGEEFCTWVREQERNEVSIIMVSAKARTNDKINGLKMGADDYLTKPFDPEELVAHVEAVLRRTGQFCQKIAYGGLCIKPRKGEVLLFDKQLKLTKHEFNLLYYFMESPNVVFSREDLINQLYPYADKTVLDRTIDAHIKKLREKIEDKPSDPKRILTVRGMGYKFADE
- a CDS encoding HAMP domain-containing sensor histidine kinase, producing the protein MNKFGRSWLPKQFLWRLSITNTMVITAFIVLSGWSIYHAACSLADGMGSMNAQKQGQFETVLFQYLWIFSAAAIVVGSLTHFYITRKLMKPLNKLIESTKRMKTGHYPDPIDVTSKDETGQLIGHFNDMVHQLKMNEEHRQKAISDLSHEFRTPLSNLNGYLHALSSGVIDGDEKLYRSLYDESQRLIGMVKQLEQWKEWESISNQTFSEKEPVDMHLTLEQSVEMFHWTLENAGISMDVHSEHGVVNIDDGDISQVIGNLLDNAIRYYQGTASIFIKGEKKANSYRVSVAGPGQAIPVEELDQIFERFYRTDTSRSYYTGGTGLGLAISKEIIEHHGGNIGVESDGEFHTFWFTLPLWQ